In Lactuca sativa cultivar Salinas chromosome 5, Lsat_Salinas_v11, whole genome shotgun sequence, the DNA window ATCATGCCAACGAGTACAGTTGAATTATTTCAAGAAAATGGTTTGATATTGACTATGTCAAAAAGTCATAAGTAGATAAATGagtaaaacaaataaaacaaattttgatCATATAGATAATAAATGGAGAAAAATAAACATCCAAGAATTCGGGgtctaataatatttttatattgaaTTAAGTCGTTTATTTGTATTAGATCACAAAGAGACAGTCTTTAGCTTCCTCTAACTAGATGACAAACGTGTGACTACAAAGTGTAGCCGTTTTACTTATACTACTCTGCATGTCCAACAATTCCATTTTGCTTCCTGAAAATTTGTCATGGCCTCATCCTCTCACTTTCTTTATGTTAGTTTGTTCATCGTTTCATTCACACAAGTTCTTCCCCTCAATGTGGTCATAAAATCAACATTTATGTACCCACTAACTTGTTCTAATTATACTCGTACATGCAATTCATATCTATACCACATCTCCAAAGGTCAAAATCTCAAACAAATAAGCTCTTTGTACTCTGTCAACACCTCCAAAATCACACCCATAAACCACAATTCAAATATCGATTATCTTGTTTCAGTTCAGTGTTCTTGTAAGAAAGACAACAGCAGCAGTGATGGATACTACTTGTATGATACGGTTTATAAACAGAAACCTGCAAGAGAGAGTGTTGAGTATATATCAAATGAGTATTATAGTGGGCAAGTATGGAATGTTAGTGGAGAAAATGAAGAACTTAATGTACGTCTTGTTTGTGGGTGTTTGGAAAACGAATCTAACAAAGAAGTTGTCACGTACACAGTCCAATCTGGGGACACTATGCTTGCAATTTCTAAGCTTTTGTCAGCAAAAGAGGTTGAAGTTGAGAACATGAATAGGGTTTTGACTAAAGATCCTAATTCTATAGATATTGGGTGGGTACTTTTCGTACCACAGGAGAAAAACAAGATCCGAGATTCAAAGCCacgtgagtatatatatatatatactatatatattCAACTCATCTCAGCTATTAGTGTTTATTGAGTCATTGACTTTAAGCTTATACTGTTGTATATATCAGGGAAGATGAAGGCTTGGATGATAATCGTTTTTATTGTGTTAGCTCTTGTTCTGGTTCTCGTGGTATTATCGTTGttgtttctttttaaaaaaagacAGGATCATGGAATCAAGAAAGATGAACCAAAGTCTATGAGAACGAACCTAAATGCTGAGAAAAAAAGCCTGGAAGATCACTTTTTAAATATAGACATGGAAGGTTAGTTGAATgttaaagaaaaaaagaaaaacattttttttattattttatatgggTGATGCAGAGGCAACAACAAGCATCGAGTCTGAAAAACCGGTGATAATTAGTCTGGAGGAGATTGAGGAGGCTACAAATAATTTTGACCAAGCTAGGAAAATAGGAGAAGGTGGATTTGGTAAAGTGTACTTTGGAATAATAAGAGGAAGGGTATGACATTTATAATATgtaacacaatttttttttccttttttacaTATTAATCTAACATTAACATTGCTTATTTATATGTCTAACAGGAAGCTGCGATAAAGAAAATGAGATCTAGCAAGTCAAAGGAGTTCTTTGCAGAGCTCAAGGTTCTTTGTAGGATACATCATAATAATGTGGTAAGAagttcatttttaaatcaaaaagttAAATGACTATTTTGACCAAACTTTTGTCTTTGCTCTGTAGGTGCAACTACTGGGATATGCAAGTGGTGACAGCCATCTTTATTTGGTGTATGAGTATGTGCAAAATGGAACACTTAGCGAACATCTTCAGGACCCTTTGCTAAAAGGTAAACCTTATTtggatatatttatatataatttatataagaTAAAAAAGTGGATTCAATGCTTTTCGtttgttaaatattctaaaaaaTCACAAAGTGACAGGTCATCAGCCACTCTCATGGACAGCAAGAGCAAACATTGCGCTTGATGCTGCTAGGGGAATCGAATACATTCATGATCATACAAAGGCACGCTATGTTCATAGAGATATTAAGACAAGCAATATACTTCTTGACTTGGGACTTAAAGCAAAGGTGAAAAAGTcaataaagggtattttggtcattttatatGGTTTACATTCCGATTACTTTGAAAGAATGCCATTCAATTCCTGCCAACCAAAATCATGGCAGATTATAGTCCCAAAACATTCAGCAAATTAAGCTATGAGCATATACTTGCCTTTTTTGTTATTAGAATTCCATGATTTGAAGGATGAGTTGTTGATGATGATATGTAGGTTGCAGATTTTGGTCTAACCAAGTTTGTGGAACGTGCAAATGAAGAGGATTTCATAGCCACAAAAGTTGTGGGTACCCCTGGATATCTAGCTCCTGAGTATGTTTAATTTGTTGCACGAtgatatgcatatatatatatatatatatatatatatatatatatatatatatatatatatatatatatatatatatatatatatatatatatatatatatatatatatataagtaaatttAGTGAAATTCACAGTTGGGTATAGTTTATGGTTAATTAGTCATTTGGTTATTGTCGTGACAATGACTTGTTGTTCAATTTGGTTATGAAAGGTCGATATGTGAAATGCAAACCACATCAAAAACCGATGTATTTGCATTTGGTGTGGTTCTAGCAGAGCTGATAACAGGTCAGCAAGCACTTGCACGTGATAAGCACGATCCAAAGAAGCTCAAGACACTAGTTGCAGTGGTAAGTCAAAGTATAATGTTCctaaagtttgttttttttttttttttaaatataaacacGTTTATAACGATTATTCACATCAAAATCAAATTGACGATTAGCTATTTTCTCTGCCAAAATGACCAGTTCCGTGCAATATTTCAAGATCAAGATTCAGGAGCTGCATTGGAAGCTCAAATTGACACCAATCTAAAGGGAAGTTACCCTATTGAAGAAGCGAATAAGGTTGGTAGATTGGAATTCATGAATATTTTGTTAAAACGTAAGGGTAAAATGATGATTTAACATATCTTATCTTATCTTAttaaataataacaaaagtttaccCTTGTCAGATGGCAGAAACAGCTATGTTATGCTTGAGTGAAGATCCTTGTAATAGACCAGAGATGCGCAATGTTGTGACAATGTTGGCCCAAATTGTGATGAGCTCCATAGAATGGGAAGCATCACTGGGTGGAACCAGCCAGGTTTTTAGTGGCTTGTTCAATGGAAGATGATGAAACAAACACAATTCGATTCCTTTTGAATGTTGATAGATATAAACATCAGTTATGACAAAACAGAATGTAAACAGTGTCCATAGATCATATTATGCATCTGGGAAACATCAAACACTTGATGTATCTCTATTCTTTTGTCATAACAAGTAATGAATCGATATTCGGTAGCTACAATTCACGAGCGTAGATGCATCTTTTTACAAACAATTGCAGTCTTATGATGAAAGCAGAAGATGGTTTTGTATAAATAACGATTAATTATAACAATCACTAAATGCAACAAATATTGCATTTGTCAACTCCTTATAccctaaaaaatatttttaattacaAGCAAACAATAGAGTTTGCCACCAATTACACGAGTTAAAAGATACCATTTTTGGCTAACACACATAAAAACAAGCAAGTCACACTGTAATGAACAAACAGCAACCTTCATCTTCATTTCTTTGCCTGCCAGATTCATTAAACACATTTGATCAGCAAAGGGTATTTTCGTCCTTTTACATTCCAATTCCTTTAACAAATTTGTAAACCAAACAGAAAACTACAAGAGAATTGCATTCCATATCCCACCAACCAAACACATGTAAAGTCTCTCATTATAATTTCATATTTGTACCTTAAACCGTGGGGATTGGCGGCGGCGTAGAGATGAAGCAGATCCAGGGGACTGAAATGACGATTGTACCCCTTGAACACGTCTGGCTTTCCTGGTTTCTCTAGAGTCATCCTCCTCCATTGCACTTCCACTATCAGTGGAGACTGAAGAAAATGGGGCAGACATTGATATAAAAGAAGTTTCTTGCGGATGAACACCAGTTTCAGTTAAATTTTCTGCAAAAAAACAATAATACATCACAACATACCCCTACCCCCAATGGAAGTGACAaaagaatggaatggaatgagccattccattccattccttccCCAATTCCATTATACCagagagtgtaaaagataaggtCAATACCAACTGCTGAAACCTCTTGAAATTTTGCTCTCATAGTTCTAACAAAACGATACAAGCCATTAGTAGCATTAAGTTCATGGATCAACTTTTTCACCTCACTCACATTTGGATGACAATCAAGCACTAAACACAACAAATGCAAAGTCAGTATAATTTTCATCACACTAGAGATCATAATACATAATGCATGCATTACTTTACTTACAAGAATAAATATCATTCTCAAGGCGAATAGTGAAGTAATACTCTTCATTTGGATTCTTTTTATTTAtgttgctgaagataaactttatacctgaaaGAATTATATTACAAGTAAGATGAGCTCTCATTTCTCCTCACACAATAAAATCATATCAAGAAACTTATGTACCATGTCCTGTTTCGATTCTGAATCCAAGCACCCTATTGTACCAAGAAATCGCCTCTTCAATTTCTTCTCTACGTTCTGCATCTTGACTATGCTTTTCTTCATTTTCTTTCAGAGCTTTTAACCAAAGAGTATTATTATAAAGAATGATTATTAGAATGAATCATCACTACATTGTGATACAAATATATTAGATGGCAAATTAATTACAAAGTACTACAGAATACAAAAAGAATACCTTCGAAAGACTCTGATATGATTGCTGCAAATTCATCCTTTCTGGTTCTCTGATCAGCCACAATTTTCTTATGTTCTTCAAGTCTGGCTTTTGTAGCAGAAATGGAGTCTGCTATGGCCATCTTTTTTGCCTCTTTCCGGGTCTTCACTAAATATCCATTAGTGTAGCTTTGTTACTTTAACTCAACCATCATTTAACCACTTATATAACATTAAAACGAAATCATAGCACTGTTACTCATATGAGGGAATACCAGAAAGAGCTTTCACTAAATCGTCCTCCACCGCCCTCAGTTGAGCTTTGAGCTTTCCTATCTTGTCTGAAACAACCACATTGAAGATTAGCTCCATGTATGCTTCTTTAAACAACTATATTTAGGATGTATATACCCCCCACCCCTATTTGTATGGTCGGATTTTACGAGTATTCTACTATACGAAAATAACCCTAGTTTTTTATGTTAATCAACGTTAGAATCTAACACCAAATCGCACACACCATTCGGAAAAGCCTCAAGTGTTCGCTCAATTTAAGATTTCTAGAAGATAAATTCACCTTGATTTAACACAGTTTCCTGGGCGTCGAACTTGATTGACTGCAGAGATTTGCGCAATGAAAGAACGGCGGCTTCTTGCCTCCGCTGATGAATCTCAATTTCTTTGTCGGTAATCAGTCGCAGTTCCGCCATTTTAGCCCTGATATCACGATCTCCTACTCTTCCCGCCTGCATCGTCATCTGCAGATCTATGTGTGTTGTGTATGTGGGATAGGTTTTGAAACGGGGAGTTTTCACATTTCGCAATTTCGCATAGCCCGCCGTTTTGCTTTATTTGTTTTTTCAAAATGGAAAATTGCTGTAGAGCCCCTGGAACTTTTCTGTGGAGCTCCGTGCTACACCTTAACAACTTTTTAGTACAAATGAAACTCCAAACTTCATTTTAACCAAGTTTGGCCACCTTTTGTGTGAAATTTTTGGTAGGAAACTTATGATATCAAataaatatgtattttaaaaGAAATGTATGCAAACTTATGATATCAAGAGTATCTTTTACAAGAGtattaattgtttttaaaacTTTAAAGTAAATCATATATCAATTTTTTCTTTGTCGTCTCTAAATTTGTTGGTTTGATCTCTATATGTTTTGATTTTAAAACTTTAAAGTAAATCATATATGACTTTTTTCTTGTCGTCTCCAGATTTGTTGGTTTAATCTCTATatgttttcattttcattttgatTGCTGGTGATTAATTTTAAACTTACATGTTTCATCCCAAACATAACTAAAAAAACTATAATGCCTTTAAGTCTTTTTTCTTTGAATTATTCAATATTTGTTTATCATTTATCATTAAAAAAAAGACAAATAAAATATATCCTCTCTCTTTCACATAAGTTCTAAACCCTAAATCTGCCACAAATATCTCAGCTACTATAACTTGACTGTTGTCGATCATCCATTTGTCGTTGTTAACCGTGGTCGAGGATCTACCACCATCTTCTGAGATCCACTTCATCGTCATCGTATTCCGTCATTTCTGCTCCGCCGCCGATCTACATGGTCTAGATCTATCCTGTTGTCCGATATGTTCTATCTCAGATCTATATCATCTTCGAAAACCACTCAACGTCTCTAACCACCACTCATTTTTGTTTGATGACCTATCACGACCACCAAAATTGGGTTATGGAACCCAATTTATCATATATGCACCTTATCATAGATTTGTATTAATTTCTTGTTGCTCGAATCATTTTTTGCAGCTCAGTTTCTCATATATGCACTCATCTCAAATTCGACGCCTTATTTgcagagaaaaaaaaacatagcgGTGGGTGGTGGATGTTGATATGTTCTTGGCAATGTTACTCGTCGGGTCTCGATTTTTTTTCCAACGAGGGTCCAGCCTGATTTTTTTTCCAAACACTAGTGTAAGTTTACTTTACCACATGATTAGTTTTCAGTCTTTTTTAATTGTTTAACAATCCTTTTTTTATTTTAGGCTGGAGAGAGTGGTATCATACTTCCTTATTTTGTCACATTGTCACATAGGCAACACATCACCAAAGTGTGGTTTCTTGCCACACCCACGGAGTGGTGCCAtacttttttttaaacaatttaatttaaataaaaactttaaatttcattaaaaaaaataaaatccatACATTCCATtactttaaaatttataaaaaaaaaaaaaaaaaaaaaaaaaaaaaaaaaaaaaaaaaaactaaactaaactaaatATGATATGTATATATAAGGTTAGTTTAAAAAAACCGAAAAAGGACTATTGAAAAGGTCAAAAGAGCAAGGACCAATCAAATCGTGCGGCCAAAAGGTGCCACACTACGGCCTGAAACGCACCCAGAGGCGGTGTTCATGTGTCACGATGGCGAAACCGCAGTTCTGAACTGCACCACTTCCCCAAGCCTTATTAGTTTTTCAAGTCAAGCACTTTAGTGGGTGTTTGGGATAGATTTTCAAAAAAACTTATAGCTttttagcttttcaaaaagctaataagctaaaaaaGTGTTTGCATATTTAAAAAAACGCTTTTTAAAACAGCTTTTTGGATAGGAAAaagtaaagttttcaaaaagctAGAAAATCGTAGCTTTTTAGCTttttaaccattttacccctgaaaAAACAGTTTTTcttatccaaacactttttaaaattagtttttccTAAAACCCATAAGCTAGTAAGCATTTTtcttaaaaatcatttttgagaTAAAAAAGATAACCTAAAcatacccttattccttgtgcaAAGAAGTATGATATATAATACAATTGTTTTGTGTCCACATGGATTTGAGTCATACTTCAGCTAATTGTCACttgatataattaattaattagtaataTTTTTATACTCCGTAGGTCTAACACCCTTACACGTAGTGTCATCCCCAAGTTTTAGATGAAGATAAtatggataatgacttaaaatgtAATGAAGTTTCAAAAATGTACAAAAAAGACCATTATCTTTTTTTAGTAcacaaaataccattttaccggCTATTGTAGGTTACCCGGTTTCCAAatgttcaaaaaatatcattgttGTTTTTTAGTACAAAAAATATCATTAATGTTACTATTTGTACACAGAATACCAGCGAAATACACATGTATTCAAATAAAACATTGTGGTAACCAGATACTTCAGGTACAtggaaaaatgacttaaaagtGTAACGAAGTTTcaaaaatattcaaaaaaataCCACACTTTTTGTTAATTGCGTTGTTGTCGGATTATGTAGAACAAAATCACCGGAGATCATGAACCGTCATATCAGTTCACAACAATTGTGCAAATCTCTTTCATTCCTTCACTCGATTGTTCTTGTGGTAACAAAAGAAGTAAGTCTAttcaaataaatgaaagtttttttgtcacttgtcacactcttatttaatttgccaaatgtcattttgtggttatttgaattaatttttttttatgtcattttataagtttttatatttttttaaattcaacataatattttaatgtaataattgcaataaatatagtaataaatggatatcaatgtcattaatgaacttaccttttaatttcaaaattctcaaaattaaagtttattagttttttttgtttatttatttaaattatgtgtttaaatttaaaagataaaaaacattttcattataataattcattagttttcttattttcttataaatttaaagctcTCAAGTATTGAGatatttatattgattttttttttaattaactcgtgtaatacatgggtctcacaactagtgtgTAATAACCTTAGGTAAACATTCTTGCTTCCCGGTTACATTTATACCTcaaacctaatatatatatatatatatatatatatatatatatatatatatatatatatatatatacatacacacacacgttATATAGATGCACATATTATACATCAAGGTTAGTCGTTTATTAGTGTTACGACACAAAAAAGACACAAAGGAGAAATGAGTGCGAGGTCATGTCATGAGAATTCCTAAATATGGATTTAGATACAAACGGATCGAGTGATCGAATGAAAGAGAGTACACAACTAATGTGAATTAGTACGACGGTGACTAATCCGAAAATAACGAAGTTAACAAAATGTGCTCTGAAAAAAcaataatggttttttttttaactttttggaaatttcaatggtattttttgtaCTAAAATATGTACTTCGTTGGTATTTTATGTACAAATGATATACTTCAAatgtattttttatattaaaaaaaaacaatggtATCTTTTGAACATATTGGAAACTTTGTTAActttttaagtcatttttccGTTTACCTGAGGTAACTGGTTACCATAAGGTTTTATTTGAACACATGTGTATTTCTTTGGTTtttgtgtacaaaaaatatactttaatggtattttgtgtattaaaaaaagataattgtctttttgtacatttttgaaacttcgttatctttttaagtcattatcccaagaTAATAATGAAACCTAACACGACGTATAGGGTCAATAAAAAGATAACGATTCTCTGGATGCATCACCACCCCGACGAATCATACTATAAAGATTTCAAGACAACAGATCCCCATCAAATAAATATTGTTGTCCAACTCTTAAATCGACATCTACATTTTCATCTTCAGCTCCCACGGACATTTGATTGGAACACATTCATAAGTTGTAttgcaaaatatatatatatatatatatatatatatatatatatatatatatatatatatatatatatatatatatatatatatatatatatatatatatatatatatatatatatatatatcatgtcatTGGGGTTGGAAATTAAAAATCTTGTAATTTCCATGGTTTATGGATGGTTTACGAGGTGGaattagaagaaaaagaaaataaattaatgGGGTTGTTAatgtgaaaataaaataaaataaataaataaataaataaataaataaataaaagtagtaTAAGTCCGTTAAAGAATTGCGGATAGGAAATGTGACACCCCATCCTAATATAAATCATTAAAGATTACATAAttacatttgtttttttttttggagctTGAAGAAGTTATAATATAAGTCCATTAAAGAATACATATTCacatttgttttgttttatttgtttgtttttttttttttttttttttttttgggtgttAGAGCATGAAGCCAAGGCAACAAAAAATAAAGATTGAAAGGAGTGATGCCAGGACTTATTTGTCTCCGGCTCTACTAATCATTGAACCCAAAAAGTTCCAAATTAATGATCCCCGCAGGTTTATGGCGAAGAGTTGTAAAGGGCCATGAACAAAATGCAAAGCGTTGGAATTATCATATTTTTTC includes these proteins:
- the LOC111900678 gene encoding lysM domain receptor-like kinase 3; the encoded protein is MASSSHFLYVSLFIVSFTQVLPLNVVIKSTFMYPLTCSNYTRTCNSYLYHISKGQNLKQISSLYSVNTSKITPINHNSNIDYLVSVQCSCKKDNSSSDGYYLYDTVYKQKPARESVEYISNEYYSGQVWNVSGENEELNVRLVCGCLENESNKEVVTYTVQSGDTMLAISKLLSAKEVEVENMNRVLTKDPNSIDIGWVLFVPQEKNKIRDSKPRKMKAWMIIVFIVLALVLVLVVLSLLFLFKKRQDHGIKKDEPKSMRTNLNAEKKSLEDHFLNIDMEEATTSIESEKPVIISLEEIEEATNNFDQARKIGEGGFGKVYFGIIRGREAAIKKMRSSKSKEFFAELKVLCRIHHNNVVQLLGYASGDSHLYLVYEYVQNGTLSEHLQDPLLKGHQPLSWTARANIALDAARGIEYIHDHTKARYVHRDIKTSNILLDLGLKAKVADFGLTKFVERANEEDFIATKVVGTPGYLAPESICEMQTTSKTDVFAFGVVLAELITGQQALARDKHDPKKLKTLVAVFRAIFQDQDSGAALEAQIDTNLKGSYPIEEANKMAETAMLCLSEDPCNRPEMRNVVTMLAQIVMSSIEWEASLGGTSQVFSGLFNGR
- the LOC111900677 gene encoding kinetochore protein SPC25 homolog, which produces MTMQAGRVGDRDIRAKMAELRLITDKEIEIHQRRQEAAVLSLRKSLQSIKFDAQETVLNQDKIGKLKAQLRAVEDDLVKALSVKTRKEAKKMAIADSISATKARLEEHKKIVADQRTRKDEFAAIISESFEALKENEEKHSQDAERREEIEEAISWYNRVLGFRIETGHGIKFIFSNINKKNPNEEYYFTIRLENDIYSLLDCHPNVSEVKKLIHELNATNGLYRFVRTMRAKFQEVSAVENLTETGVHPQETSFISMSAPFSSVSTDSGSAMEEDDSRETRKARRVQGVQSSFQSPGSASSLRRRQSPRFKAKK